A genomic segment from Microthrixaceae bacterium encodes:
- the frr gene encoding ribosome recycling factor yields the protein MSEEFLAAVREDAEARMSKAVAHARSEFASIRSGRANPGLVERIQVDYYGAMTPLQQLASFSVPEARLLVVSPFDKGSLNAIERAIRESNLGLNPSNDGVQIRLAFPALTEERRKEFVKMAKTKAEDAKTQVRAARRDARKDLDALQKDGEITEDELRRGEDAVDKSTKTFEAEIDVALETKTVELMEG from the coding sequence ATGAGTGAAGAGTTTCTTGCCGCGGTGCGTGAGGACGCGGAAGCACGGATGTCCAAGGCGGTTGCCCATGCGCGAAGTGAGTTCGCCTCGATCCGCAGCGGACGGGCGAACCCGGGCCTCGTCGAGCGGATCCAGGTCGATTACTACGGCGCGATGACCCCGCTGCAACAGCTCGCATCGTTCTCGGTACCCGAGGCCCGCCTGTTGGTGGTGAGCCCGTTCGACAAGGGATCGCTGAACGCCATCGAGCGGGCAATTCGCGAATCGAACCTCGGCCTGAACCCGTCCAACGACGGTGTGCAGATTCGCTTGGCGTTCCCAGCGTTGACCGAAGAGCGGCGCAAGGAGTTCGTGAAGATGGCCAAGACCAAGGCCGAGGACGCGAAAACCCAGGTCCGGGCGGCGCGACGCGACGCCCGCAAAGACCTCGATGCGCTTCAGAAGGACGGTGAGATCACCGAGGACGAACTGCGCCGGGGCGAGGATGCGGTCGACAAGTCGACGAAGACCTTCGAGGCCGAGATCGATGTTGCGCTGGAGACCAAGACCGTCGAATTGATGGAGGGCTGA
- the ispG gene encoding flavodoxin-dependent (E)-4-hydroxy-3-methylbut-2-enyl-diphosphate synthase, protein MEAGSISFPRRNTRQVMVGKVPVGGGAPISVQSMTTTKTADVDGTLQQIYALAAAGCDIVRCTCNEQEAAEGLARIVPRSPVPIVADIHHQYKMALAALEAGVACLRLNPGNIRKPEHIKLVAAECRDRGVPIRIGVNGGSLDPDLYEKYGGKVTPEAMVESAMTELRYFEEVGFDDVKISVKASNVPLMIAAYRMLADACDYPLHLGVTEAGPGSSGLLKATAGIATLLAEGIGDTIRYSLTADPVEEARAGRQLLEALGLRERKNVDLIACPSCGRAEVDVIAVAEAAQRAFGDRQIPLQVAVMGCVVNGPGEARDADIGIAAGNKRGHLFVRGTNVAVVPEDEMVDTLVEWAEFIVEHGVERALERGDLQAAKEAAERDRLQLLDDKGADANASEQRVELIRKL, encoded by the coding sequence ATGGAAGCCGGTTCGATCTCGTTCCCCCGTCGCAATACCCGCCAGGTGATGGTCGGCAAGGTGCCGGTCGGTGGTGGCGCGCCGATTTCGGTGCAGTCGATGACGACCACAAAGACTGCGGATGTCGATGGCACGCTGCAGCAGATCTACGCCCTCGCGGCTGCCGGCTGCGACATCGTGCGCTGTACCTGCAACGAACAGGAGGCGGCCGAGGGGCTGGCCCGCATCGTGCCGCGCAGCCCGGTGCCGATCGTCGCCGACATCCATCACCAATACAAGATGGCACTCGCTGCGCTCGAGGCCGGAGTGGCCTGCCTTCGGTTGAACCCGGGCAACATCCGCAAGCCCGAACACATCAAGTTGGTGGCGGCCGAATGTCGTGACCGGGGCGTGCCCATCCGTATCGGGGTGAACGGGGGTTCGCTCGACCCGGATCTGTATGAGAAGTACGGCGGCAAGGTCACCCCCGAGGCGATGGTCGAGTCGGCGATGACCGAGCTTCGCTACTTCGAGGAGGTCGGCTTCGATGACGTGAAGATCTCGGTGAAGGCGTCGAATGTTCCGCTGATGATCGCCGCATACCGCATGCTGGCCGACGCCTGCGACTACCCGCTGCATCTCGGCGTGACCGAGGCGGGGCCCGGAAGTAGCGGGCTGCTGAAGGCGACGGCGGGGATCGCCACGTTGCTCGCGGAGGGCATCGGCGACACGATCCGCTATTCGCTCACCGCCGATCCGGTGGAGGAGGCCCGTGCCGGCCGCCAACTGCTCGAGGCGCTGGGGTTGCGTGAGCGCAAGAACGTCGACCTCATCGCCTGCCCGAGTTGTGGCCGTGCCGAGGTCGACGTGATCGCGGTGGCAGAGGCGGCACAACGGGCGTTCGGCGATCGCCAGATTCCGCTGCAGGTTGCGGTGATGGGCTGCGTTGTGAACGGTCCGGGTGAGGCCCGCGACGCCGATATCGGCATCGCTGCGGGCAACAAGCGTGGTCACCTGTTCGTGCGAGGTACCAACGTCGCGGTTGTGCCGGAGGACGAGATGGTCGACACGCTCGTCGAATGGGCGGAGTTCATCGTCGAACACGGCGTTGAGCGCGCGCTCGAGCGCGGTGATCTGCAGGCGGCGAAGGAGGCGGCCGAACGCGATCGCCTGCAACTGCTCGACGACAAGGGCGCGGATGCGAACGCCTCGGAG
- a CDS encoding site-2 protease family protein, whose translation MTTPIDHTDNAGTEPAGTEPVGTEPVGTEPVAAAAAAAAVDPDDLGRSGVRGERAEIGKPYVRWSRLSILVALLAAVGIWQGWRTLLLIGAVIVMIFFHELGHFVMARRADMKVTEFMIGFGPRIASFRRGDVEYGLKAIPAGAYVKIIGMANIEEVAPGDEDRTYRQKGYWQRMGVAVAGSAMHFIMALLLIGSSLVFIGLGDPSNWMVDNISPGSAAERAGVRLGDKVVEFGGVSVDSWAAMSAEARANPDRRVEVVVERDGENIPLEVQVTSRFAVVGLNGNEFQVFSGEEGEPIVSVRPLSGAASAGIVDGAQITSVNGRPVEKSADVVAALEDETLVPTTEVTFGQVDAQGAASESTVNFGSRVGVTKQVGFFGVGEERTIVKYSPIAAVPKSFEWFGEVAKASVVGVWNFFRPSNVWGFVERVFTTTPSGESTRDEPAPNRTQAERTMEDDANRMVSIVGAVGLGSQLTEDGLGPLLQFLALLNMAIGIFNLIPLPPFDGGHVLIGTYEKIRELLRRDGRRYLADYAKIMPVATGVVIIMAAIGLMAIYLDIADPVQI comes from the coding sequence ATGACGACTCCGATCGACCACACGGATAATGCGGGCACCGAACCGGCTGGCACCGAACCGGTTGGCACCGAACCGGTTGGCACCGAACCGGTTGCTGCCGCGGCCGCTGCCGCAGCGGTCGATCCCGACGATCTCGGCCGCAGCGGTGTGCGCGGCGAACGCGCCGAAATTGGCAAGCCGTACGTGCGTTGGAGCCGGCTGTCGATTCTCGTCGCCCTGTTGGCAGCGGTGGGCATCTGGCAGGGCTGGCGCACGCTGCTGCTCATCGGCGCCGTCATCGTGATGATCTTCTTCCATGAGCTCGGCCACTTCGTGATGGCGCGGCGTGCTGACATGAAGGTCACCGAGTTCATGATCGGGTTCGGTCCTCGCATCGCTTCGTTTCGCCGCGGTGATGTCGAATACGGGCTCAAAGCCATTCCTGCCGGGGCGTATGTGAAGATCATCGGAATGGCCAACATCGAGGAGGTCGCTCCCGGTGACGAGGACCGAACCTACCGCCAGAAGGGGTATTGGCAGCGCATGGGCGTGGCGGTCGCTGGTTCGGCGATGCACTTCATCATGGCCCTGTTGCTGATCGGATCGTCGCTCGTGTTCATCGGCCTCGGCGATCCGTCGAACTGGATGGTCGACAACATCTCTCCGGGGAGCGCGGCTGAACGTGCCGGGGTGCGGCTTGGCGACAAGGTGGTCGAGTTCGGAGGCGTGAGCGTCGATTCTTGGGCTGCCATGTCGGCAGAGGCACGAGCCAACCCCGACCGCCGAGTCGAGGTGGTGGTCGAGCGCGACGGTGAAAACATCCCGCTCGAGGTTCAGGTGACGTCGCGTTTCGCGGTCGTGGGTCTCAACGGCAACGAGTTTCAGGTCTTCAGCGGCGAAGAAGGTGAGCCGATCGTGTCGGTGCGGCCTCTTAGCGGTGCGGCGAGCGCCGGCATTGTCGACGGTGCACAGATCACGTCGGTGAACGGGCGCCCCGTGGAGAAGTCGGCCGATGTCGTGGCAGCGCTGGAGGACGAAACGCTCGTGCCGACCACCGAGGTCACCTTCGGTCAGGTCGATGCTCAAGGCGCGGCGAGTGAGTCGACGGTGAACTTTGGATCGCGCGTCGGAGTCACCAAGCAGGTCGGGTTCTTCGGAGTGGGGGAGGAGCGTACGATCGTGAAGTACTCGCCCATCGCAGCTGTTCCGAAGTCCTTCGAGTGGTTCGGCGAGGTGGCCAAGGCCTCGGTGGTGGGCGTGTGGAACTTCTTTCGCCCGTCGAACGTGTGGGGCTTCGTCGAGCGCGTGTTCACCACGACCCCGAGCGGGGAATCGACCCGCGACGAACCGGCGCCGAATCGCACGCAGGCCGAGCGGACCATGGAGGACGACGCAAACCGCATGGTCTCCATCGTCGGCGCGGTGGGTCTCGGTTCCCAGCTCACCGAGGATGGGCTCGGCCCGCTGTTGCAGTTCCTCGCCCTGCTCAACATGGCGATCGGCATCTTCAACCTGATCCCGCTGCCCCCGTTCGACGGCGGCCATGTCCTGATCGGCACCTACGAAAAGATCCGGGAGTTGTTGCGTCGCGACGGTCGTCGGTATCTCGCCGACTACGCCAAGATCATGCCGGTCGCGACAGGTGTGGTGATCATCATGGCGGCGATCGGGCTGATGGCCATCTATCTCGATATTGCAGATCCGGTGCAGATTTGA
- the tsf gene encoding translation elongation factor Ts, with protein MADFTAKDVKALRDATGAGMMDAKKALTEADGDAQKAARLLREKGLTKVATLEDRENNQGAVAIARDGNTAALVELKAETDFSAKSEDFVALVGKLAAAVLADGEAAVETLRSELEDLKISKKENIELGKVARYEAAEGNVLDSYTHEQDGRGTVGVLVEISGADEELAHEIALHIAFAKPQALSRDEIDPALVETAREGFEELTRKEGKPEQAIPKIVEGRVSSWYAERVLPEQGMFGDKETVQDRLGQGSIVRFALASIG; from the coding sequence ATGGCTGATTTCACCGCCAAGGACGTGAAGGCGCTGCGCGACGCGACCGGCGCCGGGATGATGGATGCGAAGAAGGCCCTCACCGAGGCCGACGGCGACGCCCAAAAGGCCGCGCGCCTGCTTCGGGAGAAGGGGCTGACGAAGGTCGCGACGCTCGAAGATCGCGAGAACAACCAGGGTGCCGTGGCCATCGCCCGCGACGGCAACACTGCGGCGCTCGTCGAGCTCAAGGCCGAAACCGATTTCTCGGCGAAGTCCGAAGACTTCGTGGCCCTCGTGGGCAAGCTCGCCGCCGCGGTGCTCGCGGATGGCGAGGCCGCGGTCGAGACCCTTCGATCCGAACTCGAGGACCTCAAGATCTCGAAGAAGGAAAACATCGAACTCGGCAAGGTGGCCCGCTACGAGGCCGCCGAGGGCAACGTGTTGGACTCCTACACCCACGAACAGGACGGCCGCGGCACCGTGGGCGTGCTCGTCGAGATTTCGGGTGCCGATGAGGAACTGGCTCACGAGATCGCGTTGCACATCGCGTTCGCCAAGCCCCAGGCGCTGTCTCGTGACGAGATCGACCCGGCGCTCGTCGAAACCGCACGCGAAGGATTCGAAGAGCTGACCCGCAAAGAGGGCAAGCCGGAACAGGCGATCCCCAAGATTGTCGAGGGCCGCGTGAGCTCGTGGTACGCCGAACGGGTCCTGCCGGAACAGGGCATGTTCGGAGACAAAGAGACGGTCCAGGATCGTCTCGGTCAGGGCAGTATCGTCCGCTTCGCGCTCGCCTCCATCGGTTGA
- the dxr gene encoding 1-deoxy-D-xylulose-5-phosphate reductoisomerase — protein MTTIAVMGSTGSIGTQTLEVIATDPQRFQVDSLGAFGGNLDLLAKQANTVRPRVVALADDAKAAELKERLDPGIELVAGPDSLAEVSTAADVTINGVVGFAGLGVTMEVLGAGKRLGLANKESLIAAGPVVQPLRATPGAELIPVDSEHCAIHQCLRSGAQGAGGPRLKRIVLTASGGPFRGRSLRELESVTVQEALAHPTWSMGPKITVDSSTLVNKGLEVIEAHELFGIDYDHIDVVVHPSSIVHSMATFSDGSTIAQLSNPTMHLPIGYALAWPDRLPTAFGEIDWTQPLELRFDPPDLEAFPCLGLAFDAGRAGGTAPAWFSAANEVVVDAFLAGRVRWVDIAALNAAALDAWDGLAADSVEAVLHADREARRHAESLLLNAEVPS, from the coding sequence ATGACGACGATTGCAGTGATGGGGTCGACCGGTTCGATCGGGACCCAGACCCTTGAGGTCATCGCAACCGATCCGCAGCGGTTTCAGGTCGATTCGCTCGGGGCGTTCGGCGGCAATCTCGATCTCTTGGCCAAACAGGCCAACACGGTTCGTCCACGCGTCGTCGCTCTTGCTGACGACGCCAAGGCCGCGGAACTCAAGGAGCGACTCGATCCAGGGATCGAACTGGTCGCCGGCCCGGATTCGCTTGCGGAGGTGTCCACGGCGGCCGATGTCACGATCAACGGGGTGGTCGGATTCGCCGGTCTCGGCGTGACCATGGAGGTGCTGGGCGCCGGCAAGCGCCTCGGACTCGCCAACAAGGAGTCGTTGATCGCCGCAGGCCCGGTCGTGCAACCGCTGCGTGCAACCCCGGGCGCCGAGCTGATCCCGGTCGACTCCGAGCATTGCGCGATCCACCAATGTCTTCGCTCCGGAGCACAAGGTGCTGGCGGCCCTCGCCTCAAGCGAATCGTGCTCACCGCCTCGGGCGGGCCGTTTCGAGGGCGATCGCTTCGCGAACTCGAGTCGGTGACGGTGCAAGAGGCGCTCGCGCATCCGACCTGGTCGATGGGCCCGAAGATCACCGTCGACTCCTCCACGCTGGTGAACAAGGGCCTTGAGGTGATCGAGGCCCACGAACTGTTCGGCATCGACTACGACCACATCGACGTCGTGGTGCATCCGAGTTCGATCGTCCACTCGATGGCGACGTTCAGCGACGGTTCAACGATCGCCCAGCTGTCGAACCCGACGATGCACCTGCCGATCGGATATGCGCTGGCCTGGCCCGATCGGCTCCCGACCGCCTTCGGCGAAATCGACTGGACACAGCCGCTCGAGCTGCGTTTCGACCCGCCCGACCTCGAGGCGTTCCCGTGCCTTGGTCTTGCCTTCGACGCCGGACGCGCCGGCGGCACCGCTCCAGCCTGGTTCTCCGCGGCGAACGAGGTGGTGGTCGACGCGTTCCTGGCGGGGCGAGTCCGCTGGGTCGACATCGCGGCGCTCAACGCGGCCGCACTCGATGCCTGGGACGGGCTCGCGGCCGACAGCGTCGAAGCCGTTCTGCATGCGGACCGCGAGGCCCGCCGTCACGCCGAGTCATTGCTTCTCAACGCCGAGGTTCCCTCATGA
- the rpsB gene encoding 30S ribosomal protein S2 yields the protein MTAVITMKQLIDAGVHFGHQTRRWNPKMQRFIHGEQNGIYIIDLRITMERLAQAYTYVRDLTADGGTILFVGTKRQAQESVEGWANKCGMPYVNQRWLGGMLTNFETISKRIAKMKEYQRMRDSGEFESMPKKEALLLSRELVKLERNLGGMRHLDKAPDAVFILDTKKEDIAVTEANKLGIPIVAVVDTNCDPDVIQYVIPGNDDAIRAGDLMARVIADAVEEGRQIRAARTGQPVVMPRTPEEDAAKAREQAEARRQAAAAAAEREARVVAAKEASTEAAAEATAAEAPAAEAPAEAATEAAADAGEQAEA from the coding sequence ATGACCGCAGTCATCACCATGAAGCAGCTCATCGACGCCGGTGTGCATTTCGGCCACCAGACCCGGCGCTGGAACCCGAAGATGCAGCGCTTCATCCACGGCGAGCAGAACGGCATCTACATCATCGATCTGCGCATCACGATGGAACGCCTGGCACAGGCGTACACCTACGTGCGCGACCTCACCGCCGATGGCGGCACCATCTTGTTCGTCGGCACCAAGCGCCAGGCCCAGGAATCGGTCGAGGGTTGGGCGAACAAGTGCGGCATGCCGTATGTGAACCAGCGCTGGCTCGGCGGCATGTTGACCAACTTCGAGACGATCTCCAAGCGCATCGCCAAGATGAAGGAATACCAGCGCATGCGCGACTCGGGGGAGTTCGAGTCCATGCCGAAGAAGGAAGCGCTGCTGCTGAGCCGTGAACTCGTCAAGCTCGAGCGCAACCTCGGCGGCATGCGCCACCTCGACAAGGCGCCCGATGCGGTGTTCATCCTCGACACCAAGAAGGAAGACATCGCGGTGACCGAGGCGAACAAGCTCGGTATTCCGATCGTCGCGGTGGTCGACACCAACTGCGACCCCGACGTCATCCAGTACGTCATCCCCGGCAATGATGACGCGATCCGCGCCGGCGATCTCATGGCCCGGGTCATCGCGGACGCCGTCGAGGAGGGTCGTCAGATCCGTGCCGCACGCACCGGTCAGCCCGTCGTGATGCCGCGCACCCCGGAAGAGGACGCGGCGAAGGCCCGCGAGCAGGCCGAGGCCCGCCGTCAGGCCGCCGCTGCCGCTGCCGAGCGCGAGGCCCGCGTCGTTGCGGCCAAGGAAGCCTCGACCGAGGCCGCCGCAGAGGCGACCGCTGCAGAGGCGCCTGCTGCAGAGGCACCGGCGGAGGCCGCCACCGAAGCTGCCGCCGATGCCGGCGAGCAGGCCGAGGCCTGA
- a CDS encoding phosphatidate cytidylyltransferase, with translation MASDGFDEEEQVRTSQRLPTEGVRIIGAQEAGQAVGRAADGPRWADEDDAANGSSSAYGATSGPDEIDELDVEDLAGSAARRGYDGMIDTDYGQVDFSDDEPIDFGDPNPAVGGTGGDATRVHQTVDAEPVNPEHAFELPHYSDPPTGQVPQVVLGEDSDARWADLADQPRWRDTEHHFDEQGGFAELVSEEERVALTGEHRAIPIGFDDEDLGHPDTTDFVEDPEAELDDDYLDDDYLDDEYLEDGAGRTTATAVGAGAGESDPAADARSQRPLVRIGVPDDPTPTPAAAPFDGDLDDFGAGDLGDDDLDDGQFVTDGRSTDGRGDDDFAAAPARPVRRRPSEADPSAQRQRQQRPAGSRQGAQRRVARGADSGDGERNLPLAVGVGVALVVIGVLCFSAGALPTTILITVVLALCAKEFFESVNEAGIRASGIVGVVAVAGLALAPLWQRTYAYPIIAALTVIVGFAWYTFAQPGKHMVRNLGTTLLGVAYIGGLGSFATLLLGQARLVETDKTTNQGIGVIIAAVMVTVSYDVGAYFIGKSFGRTPLSATSPNKTQEGLFGGVAVAVVLPFLVLWLSEWDPVGVDAKTAIGFTLICALMAPVGDMCESALKRDLGVKDMGSLLPGHGGVLDRFDALLFVLPTAYFMARLLELGTPPLF, from the coding sequence ATGGCATCGGATGGTTTCGACGAGGAAGAGCAGGTCCGCACCTCTCAACGGCTGCCCACCGAAGGGGTGCGCATCATCGGCGCGCAGGAGGCCGGACAGGCCGTCGGTCGTGCTGCTGACGGGCCGCGTTGGGCCGACGAGGACGACGCTGCGAACGGTTCGAGTTCTGCCTACGGTGCGACGTCGGGCCCGGACGAAATCGATGAGCTCGATGTCGAGGACCTCGCCGGCTCCGCGGCGCGCCGGGGCTACGACGGGATGATCGACACCGACTACGGACAGGTCGACTTCTCCGATGACGAGCCGATCGATTTCGGTGACCCGAATCCGGCTGTAGGTGGTACTGGCGGCGACGCCACCCGCGTCCATCAGACGGTCGACGCTGAGCCGGTGAACCCGGAGCACGCGTTCGAGCTGCCGCACTACTCCGACCCGCCGACCGGACAGGTTCCTCAGGTCGTGCTGGGCGAGGACTCTGACGCCCGCTGGGCCGACCTCGCCGACCAACCTCGCTGGCGGGACACCGAGCATCACTTCGACGAACAAGGGGGCTTCGCAGAACTCGTGTCGGAGGAGGAACGGGTCGCATTGACCGGCGAGCATCGAGCGATTCCGATCGGCTTCGACGACGAGGACCTCGGCCATCCCGACACCACGGACTTCGTCGAGGACCCCGAAGCCGAACTCGATGACGATTATCTCGATGACGACTATCTCGACGACGAGTATCTCGAGGATGGGGCCGGGCGAACGACGGCGACCGCCGTGGGTGCGGGCGCCGGGGAGTCCGATCCCGCGGCTGATGCTCGGTCGCAACGTCCGCTCGTGCGGATCGGCGTGCCGGACGATCCGACGCCGACTCCGGCCGCTGCACCGTTCGACGGTGACCTCGACGACTTCGGGGCCGGCGATCTCGGCGATGACGATCTCGACGACGGCCAGTTCGTTACCGACGGCCGCAGCACCGATGGTCGCGGGGATGATGACTTCGCTGCAGCGCCGGCGCGACCGGTTCGTCGCCGGCCGTCAGAGGCCGACCCTTCGGCCCAGCGTCAACGTCAACAGCGACCGGCCGGGTCGCGTCAGGGGGCGCAGCGTCGGGTCGCACGGGGGGCCGATTCCGGTGATGGTGAGCGAAACCTGCCGCTGGCTGTCGGCGTCGGTGTGGCACTGGTCGTCATCGGCGTGCTCTGTTTCAGCGCCGGTGCTCTGCCGACCACGATTCTCATCACCGTGGTGCTCGCCCTGTGTGCGAAGGAGTTTTTCGAGTCGGTGAACGAGGCGGGGATTCGGGCCTCGGGGATCGTGGGGGTGGTCGCCGTTGCTGGGCTGGCCCTTGCCCCGTTGTGGCAGCGCACGTATGCGTATCCGATCATCGCGGCCTTGACCGTCATCGTCGGCTTCGCGTGGTACACGTTCGCGCAACCGGGAAAGCACATGGTGCGTAACCTCGGCACGACCCTGCTGGGCGTCGCCTACATCGGCGGTCTGGGCAGTTTCGCGACGCTGCTGTTGGGTCAGGCCCGGCTGGTCGAGACCGACAAGACCACCAATCAGGGCATCGGCGTGATCATCGCTGCGGTGATGGTGACGGTGAGCTACGACGTCGGCGCGTACTTCATCGGCAAGTCCTTCGGCCGCACGCCGCTGTCGGCGACGAGCCCGAACAAGACCCAAGAGGGGCTGTTCGGCGGTGTTGCGGTCGCGGTGGTGCTGCCGTTCCTGGTGCTCTGGCTGAGCGAATGGGACCCGGTCGGCGTCGATGCCAAGACCGCGATCGGATTCACCCTCATCTGTGCGTTGATGGCGCCGGTCGGCGACATGTGTGAGTCTGCGCTCAAGCGAGATCTCGGCGTCAAGGACATGGGGAGCCTGTTGCCCGGCCACGGCGGTGTCCTCGACCGCTTCGATGCGCTGTTGTTCGTGCTGCCGACGGCCTACTTCATGGCGCGGCTGCTCGAGCTGGGCACACCGCCCCTGTTCTGA
- a CDS encoding peptidoglycan DD-metalloendopeptidase family protein: MFDQMLQSRRFGHRRRAVGIVLVLLAQVITPIFLAPTEAPIVERFDHDAGRYGPGNRGISFETPAGSVVSAIGDGVVTFAGPVAGAVWVTVMHTGVETATAGYPAGLRSTVGPMASIDVAAGEQVIAGQRLGTSAGRVGLTIRDGDTYLDPEPFIARVRMTARLVPVPPR; encoded by the coding sequence GTGTTCGATCAGATGCTGCAATCCCGCCGTTTCGGCCACCGCCGCCGAGCCGTGGGCATCGTCCTGGTCCTGCTCGCCCAGGTCATCACGCCGATCTTCCTTGCGCCGACCGAGGCGCCGATCGTCGAACGTTTCGACCACGATGCGGGGCGTTACGGGCCCGGAAATCGGGGCATCTCCTTCGAAACCCCCGCCGGATCGGTGGTGAGCGCCATCGGTGACGGGGTCGTGACCTTCGCAGGTCCGGTTGCGGGTGCGGTATGGGTCACGGTCATGCACACCGGCGTCGAGACCGCGACCGCCGGGTACCCCGCCGGCCTGCGTTCGACGGTCGGGCCGATGGCGAGCATCGACGTCGCAGCGGGGGAGCAGGTGATCGCCGGCCAACGCCTCGGTACGAGTGCGGGGCGGGTGGGGCTCACCATTCGCGACGGCGACACCTACCTCGATCCCGAGCCGTTCATCGCCCGGGTGCGCATGACGGCGCGCCTGGTGCCCGTTCCTCCGAGGTGA
- the pyrH gene encoding UMP kinase codes for MSEAAVTPRWNRVLLKLSGEAFAGDAGFGIDGGIVAELAQAIIDVKASMEVDIAVVVGGGNIWRGMTGAGAGMDRAQADYMGMLATVMNALALQETLERLGQPTRVQSAIHMSQVAEPYIRRRAIRHLEKGRVVIFAGGTGNPFFTTDTTAALRAVEIDAGAILMGKNGTDGVYTDDPRTNDQAELLSEVSYIEVLNRGLKVMDSTAITLCMDNELPIVVFDLLGEQLISRILCGEKIGTLVS; via the coding sequence GTGAGCGAAGCCGCCGTCACCCCACGCTGGAACCGGGTTCTGCTGAAGCTGTCGGGCGAAGCCTTCGCCGGCGACGCCGGCTTCGGTATCGACGGCGGCATCGTCGCTGAGCTCGCACAGGCCATCATCGACGTGAAGGCGTCGATGGAGGTCGATATCGCCGTCGTCGTCGGCGGCGGCAACATTTGGCGCGGCATGACCGGCGCCGGCGCAGGCATGGATCGGGCTCAGGCCGATTACATGGGCATGCTGGCGACGGTCATGAACGCGTTGGCGCTCCAGGAGACCCTCGAGCGGCTCGGCCAACCGACCCGGGTTCAGTCGGCCATCCACATGAGTCAGGTCGCCGAGCCCTACATCCGCCGCCGAGCGATCCGGCACCTGGAAAAGGGCCGCGTCGTCATCTTCGCCGGAGGCACCGGCAACCCGTTCTTCACGACCGATACCACCGCCGCGCTGCGAGCGGTGGAGATCGATGCCGGAGCGATCCTGATGGGCAAGAACGGCACCGACGGCGTCTACACCGACGACCCCCGCACCAACGATCAGGCCGAACTGCTCAGCGAGGTCAGCTACATCGAGGTGCTCAACCGTGGCCTCAAGGTGATGGATTCCACCGCCATCACCTTGTGCATGGACAACGAGTTGCCGATCGTGGTGTTTGATCTGCTCGGCGAGCAACTGATCAGCCGCATCCTCTGCGGCGAAAAGATCGGCACGCTCGTTTCCTGA